The genomic window CGTCCTCCCGGGCGGGAAGCTCCTGTCGCACGGTCCAGGTGCCGTGACGGCGCTGCGAGAGCTTCGGGCATGACAAGCCGTACTGCTTGCCGGTCTCGGGGTCACGGCAGGCGCACCGCCGGAATGTCGAGCCTTTCACATCTGTGTCCTTACTCGGTGAACTGCTTGTTCGCCGCCGTTGCTTCGTCGGCGGATCAGACTTCCGCGTCGGGCTGGTCGACGAAGGCGAGGTCGTCAGGGAGTGTGGGGGGTACGAGGTTTCGCTCCCGCATCCGGTTACGGAAGGCGCGCAGATCCGCGCTGTCTTCGAAGGCGTGTTCCTCGTATCCGGCTGCGCGTTCTAGGAGGGCGGCTCTGCGGGCTCGGTCCAGGGTGGTACTGGCCTCGCGCCGACGCTCCTTGGCCAGAGTGCTGGAGGCGGTGGCAGCGGCCACGAGGTCGCCATGGTTGCGGAAGAGGTCGAGCAGGTCGCGGGCGGTGCCCTGGGGGGCTGGCTGGTTGGTGGGGGTTTCGCCGGTGAACCAGGCGAGGGCGTCCCAGGTGGAGACCTCTCGCCCCGGCAGGACCTCGACGGACGCTTCGG from Streptomyces sp. NBC_01198 includes these protein-coding regions:
- a CDS encoding helix-turn-helix domain-containing protein encodes the protein MTPEQWPTTFTARVVQAMREARQAAGLTMSDLAQGCTDRGYPEIKEQTIKNLEVGRRANITIADLVVLADVLGVPPVALLFPLGTEASVEVLPGREVSTWDALAWFTGETPTNQPAPQGTARDLLDLFRNHGDLVAAATASSTLAKERRREASTTLDRARRAALLERAAGYEEHAFEDSADLRAFRNRMRERNLVPPTLPDDLAFVDQPDAEV